In the Bacillus sp. HSf4 genome, GAAAAGCCAGGTCTTCGCCAGCTGATGGATGAATATGAAAAAACACGTTCTTCTGTGATTGGCGTTCAGCATGTGCCTGAAGACGAAACACATCGGTACGGAATCATCGATCCGCTGACAAGTGAAGGCCGTCTTTATCAAGTGAAAAACTTTGTTGAGAAGCCAAAACCGGGCACAGCACCTTCAAACCTTGCGATTTTAGGACGCTATGTCTTCACTCCTGAAATCTTTTTGTATCTTGATAAACAACAAGTCGGAGCCGGCGGCGAAATTCAGCTGACAGACGCGATTCAGCAGTTAAACGAAATTCAGCGCGTCTTCGCCTATGATTTTGAAGGCAAACGCTATGATGTCGGTGAAAAACTTGGATTTATTCAAACGACGCTCGAATTCGCCATGCAGGACAGTGAATTAAAAGATTCCCTTATTCCATTTATGCAAGACCTTTTGGCGAAAGAGGAAGTTTAACAAAAAAACTTTAAGGTTCAATGCAGACTTTTAATATATAGCACATCAATAAAGCCAGTGGTTCAGAGAAACCCCACTGGCTTTTATTGTTAATTATAACTACTGAGAGTCAATCCTAAGTTTTCAACTCTTCATCATAGAGGAATTGTCCTCCTGATCTTCTTCCGGCAAATAAACGATTTGATCCACAACACGTTCGCTCGCTTTTCCGTCCAAGTCATCAAAGAAATAGCGGACAAAAGAATCGATCTTTTCAAAGTTGTAGTCCTCATTTTTAATGATTGAAATCATTTGCTCAGACGTTTTCGCGAGCGGCCCTGGAATAAATGAAAAATAGTCATAGTAAAAGTCGCGTTTGCGAATATAATCATCAACATCATAGCTGAAGAAAATCATCGGTTTATTCAAAAGAGCATATTCAAAGCAGACGGATGAATAATCGGTTACAAGTATATCCGTCACCAAAAGCAATTCATTGATCTCCCTAAATGAGGAGAAATCGTAGAAAAAGTCGCTATACTGGTAAGGAATGTTGATATCATTTTTGACAAACGGATGAATCTTAAATAAAAAGATATATTCATCTTTTAATTCATGGTACAAACGCTCAAAATTCAGTACTTCAAACGGATAATGGGCAGATTGCTGGCCATTTCCGCGGAAAGTAGGGGCAAACAAGATCACCTTTTTGTCCTTCAAAAAAGGAAATTCCGTGTAGAGCCGCTCTTTAACGAGCGCTTTTTTTGTTTCGTCAAAAAAGAAATCTGTCCTTGGTATCCCGGTCGCGATGACATTGTCAATGCTGACGCCGAAGCCTTCTGCGTAATGCTTCCGGATGCTTTCAGAGCTTACGATGACTTTCGTATAGTTTTTATGGTTCTTGGAATGCGGAGACGGTCCGCCAGGGAGGCCGATCCGGCTGTATCCGAATGTTTTAAACGCTCCCACAGCATGCCAAAGCTGAACAAGCTCTGCATTTTTGCGGATTTTCAGCGGATAAATCAAAGGATAAAAATCATCAATAAAAATGATTTTGCTTGTCGCAAAGTGATAAGCCATCGACAGCAGTTCCGATAAGGTCTTGCGATCACGGATACTGCCCTTTAAGAAAAATTTAAAATCAAAGTCATCTTCCCGTTTTAACAGCTCTTCATAAACAAATTCAAAGTTTCCAGACATGTCGACGCGGCTGTCTGAGGCAAAAACAATTTTATTAGATTTAATCGGAAAAATATTACAAAATACATAAGCAGCTTTAAACAAGCTGGTGTTGAGCTTACGTTTTAGACGGCTCGCCTCTTTGCCGGTGTCCATTTCGAGCAGGGCAGGATCAATTTCTTGAAGTTTATTGCTCGACAAGTTGATCGTCTTCTCAGTCTCATCATAGGTGACAATCAAATTAAATTTCATTTGTTTTTTCGCTGAATGAAACTCCATTTTGGCAGAGTACACATCATTTTTCAAAAAATTGCTGACGTTTCCGACCGTATGCACTTCCTGATGCTTGACGTTTTGATCATCGACAACTTCGATTTCCAAAAACAGCTTATATTCACCTGCCGGCAAAGGCTTATCCTTGACCAGCTTTGAAAAATTGATCTGTTGTTCAAAACCGGCCCACTTGTACTGATTCAGCGCGGTACTGTTTAA is a window encoding:
- a CDS encoding CDP-glycerol glycerophosphotransferase family protein, with translation MKKLARKIKNRVFRKRQQRQHDDYDYDPKDYKVYSLFDRTKVVKENEQVPVRKISNFSWNGSILNLSGYMYIKGLSLLKEDQVRKRLLLVNNGYLFKAVSLRDCPVNKTAAAGDLNSTALNQYKWAGFEQQINFSKLVKDKPLPAGEYKLFLEIEVVDDQNVKHQEVHTVGNVSNFLKNDVYSAKMEFHSAKKQMKFNLIVTYDETEKTINLSSNKLQEIDPALLEMDTGKEASRLKRKLNTSLFKAAYVFCNIFPIKSNKIVFASDSRVDMSGNFEFVYEELLKREDDFDFKFFLKGSIRDRKTLSELLSMAYHFATSKIIFIDDFYPLIYPLKIRKNAELVQLWHAVGAFKTFGYSRIGLPGGPSPHSKNHKNYTKVIVSSESIRKHYAEGFGVSIDNVIATGIPRTDFFFDETKKALVKERLYTEFPFLKDKKVILFAPTFRGNGQQSAHYPFEVLNFERLYHELKDEYIFLFKIHPFVKNDINIPYQYSDFFYDFSSFREINELLLVTDILVTDYSSVCFEYALLNKPMIFFSYDVDDYIRKRDFYYDYFSFIPGPLAKTSEQMISIIKNEDYNFEKIDSFVRYFFDDLDGKASERVVDQIVYLPEEDQEDNSSMMKS
- the galU gene encoding UTP--glucose-1-phosphate uridylyltransferase GalU codes for the protein MKKVRKAIIPAAGLGTRFLPATKAMPKEMLPIVDKPTIQYIIEEAVDAGIEDIIIVTGKSKRAIEDHFDFSPELERNLEEKGKTELLEKVKKASNLADIHYIRQKEPKGLGHAVWCARNFIGDEPFAVLLGDDIVQAEKPGLRQLMDEYEKTRSSVIGVQHVPEDETHRYGIIDPLTSEGRLYQVKNFVEKPKPGTAPSNLAILGRYVFTPEIFLYLDKQQVGAGGEIQLTDAIQQLNEIQRVFAYDFEGKRYDVGEKLGFIQTTLEFAMQDSELKDSLIPFMQDLLAKEEV